In Ochotona princeps isolate mOchPri1 chromosome 22, mOchPri1.hap1, whole genome shotgun sequence, the following are encoded in one genomic region:
- the LOC101525427 gene encoding LOW QUALITY PROTEIN: mitogen-activated protein kinase 1 (The sequence of the model RefSeq protein was modified relative to this genomic sequence to represent the inferred CDS: inserted 2 bases in 2 codons) gives MAAAGAGPEMVRGQVFDVGPXYTNLSYIGEGAYGMVCFAYDNVNKVRVAIKKISPFEHQTYCQRTLREIKILLRFRHEYIIGINDIIRAPTMEQMKDVYIVQDLMETDLYKLLKTQHLSNDHICYFLYQILRGLKYIHSANVLHRDLKPSNLLLNTTCDLKICDFGLARVADPDHDHTGFLTEYVATRWYRPPEIMLNSKGYTKSIDIWSVGCILAEMLSNRPIFPGKHYLDQLNHILGILGSPSQEDLNCIINLKARNYLLSLPHKNKVPWNRLFPNADSKAXDLLDKMLTFNPHKRIEVEQALAHPYLKQYYDPSDEPIAEAPFKFDLELDDLPKEKLKELIFEETARFQPGYRS, from the exons ATGGCGGCGGCGGGCGCGGGCCCGGAGATGGTCCGCGGGCAGGTGTTCGACGTGGGGC ACTACACCAACCTCTCGTACATCGGCGAGGGTGCCTATGGCATGGTGTGCTTTGCTTATGATAACGTCAACAAAGTTCGAGTGGCTATCAAGAAAATCAGTCCTTTTGAGCACCAGACCTATTGCCAGAGGACCCTGAGGGAGATCAAGATCTTGCTGCGTTTCAGACATGAATACATCATTGGGATCAATGACATCATCCGCGCACCGACCatggagcagatgaaagatgtataCATAGTACAGGACCTAATGGAGACAGATCTCTACAAGCTCTTGAAGACACAGCACCTCAGCAACGACCATATCTGCTATTTTCTTTACCAGATCCTGCGAGGATTAAAATACATTCACTCAGCTAACGTTCTGCACCGCGACCTCAAGCCTTCCAACCTGCTGCTCAACACCACCTGTGATCTCAAGATCtgtgactttggcttggcccgcGTTGCAGATCCGGACCACGACCACACAGGGTTCCTGACAGAGTATGTAGCCACCCGTTGGTACAGGCCTCCAGAAATTATGTTGAATTCCAAGGGCTACACCAAGTCCATCGACATCTGGTCTGTGGGCTGCATCCTGGCGGAGATGCTCTCCAACCGGCCCATCTTCCCGGGGAAGCACTACCTCGACCAGCTGAACCACATTCTGGGTATTCTTGGTTCCCCATCACAAGAAGACCTGAACTgtataataaatttaaaagctaGAAACTATTTGCTTTCTCTTCCACACAAAAACAAGGTGCCATGGAACAGGTTGTTCCCAAATGCCGACTCCAAAG CTGACTTGCTGGACAAAATGTTGACATTCAACCCTCACAAGAGGATCGAGGTCGAACAGGCTCTGGCGCACCCCTATCTGAAGCAATATTATGACCCCAGTGACGAGCCCATTGCCGAAGCTCCATTCAAGTTTGACTTGGAATTAGATGACTTGCCCAAGGAAAAACTCAAGGAGCTCATTTTTGAAGAGACTGCAAGATTCCAGCCAGGATACAGATCTTAA